GCTCAACAGAACTCGTCTCAACAGAACTCGGCTCAACAGAACTCGGCTTCAGCAGAACTCGTCTCAACAGAACAAGGCTCAGCAGAACTCGTCTCAGCAGAAACTCGGCTTCAACAGAATTCGTCTCAGCGAACTCGGCTCAATAGAACGCGTCTCAGCAGAACTCGTCTCAGCAGAACTCGCTTCAACAGAATTCGTCTCAGCCGAACTCGGCTCAATAGAACGCGGCTCAACAGAACGCGTCTCAGCAGAGCTCGTCTCAGCAGAACTCGGCTCAACAAAACTCGTCTCAACAGAACTCGGCTTCAACAGAACTCCTCTCAGCAGAACTCGGCTCAACAAAACTCGTCTCAACAGAACTCGGTTCAGCAGAACTCGTCTCAGAAGAACTCGGCTCAACAGAACTCGGCTCAGCAGAACTCGGCTTCAGCAGAACTCGTCTCAGCAGAACTCGGCTAAACAAAACTCGTCTCAACAGAACTCGTCTCAGCAGAACTCGGCTCAACAGAACTCGGTTCAGCAGAACTCGTCTCAGCAGAACTCGGCTTCAGCAGAACTCGTCTCAGCAGAACTCGGCTCAGCAGAACTCGGCTCAACAGAACGAATTCTGATCATTAATTCATCCGCTCGCGTGTGTGTTTGCAGCTGTTCGTGCTAATTTCTGTGAGCGTTTGATCCAACAGTGAAAGTAACCAAGAAGCTTTCATCTgcgaataacacacacacacacacacacacacacgtgcgcgcggaCCGCCACAAACCCACAGCCAACATCTGGGAGTCGGTTATTTTAAATGGTAGATCCTGGTTCCTCTCTAAGCTACTAATGATTTCAAGACTGCAATTAAATCTGAACATCTTGAAGTCGATAAATGGCTTTAACAGGCTCGGAGACCGTGGGCTTCAGAGGTCTGAcagagctgtaaaacaaacactcactctctctctctctctctctctctctctctctctctctctctctctctctctctctctctctctcatacatgcacacaccactCTGAAATAACCTGAGCTCTTGTGCAGATGTGCAGCATCAAGAGACAAATCATATCTCTTAAAggaggatgttgtgctgtgtactgttcatgtctactacCAGCATGTCCTTTATcgtgaaaaagggggggggggtcagctgtctccctccccctccttctccctctctctctcttctctcgtttTAACACGCTTGCAAATATAATTCAAGAATTGTACCATTCACCAGTAGCACTCTCCCCAATGCTTTAATTATGTCATGTTCATTCAAGCTTGGGCGACATCTTCTTTGGGTCTGACAGACAGTTAGGTAGACAGTCGCGCCTAACACGCGCATGCGCACAGCCATATCCTCTCCAGCAAAGCTACAACACCATGTATTTTCTACACACGAGGGCAAGCGCGACAAATCACAGTTCAGGTGTAAAACACCCACGCGAGCTCACAACTCCCCCCGTTTCCGGTGAGGGCGAGATTAAAGACGCGGACGGAGAAAGCGAGAAGGCCGGACTGCATGAGTCCATTTAGATAAGATCGTCTACGTGGTGGGAAACGCGGAGGAAATCCCCTCTTCTTCACGGACCGACACACCTTCCCCCCTTTAACAACATAAAACCACATCCTTCCCGAGCGCTTTGCTGTGAAAGAAAgcatatgtaaccggttattttcttgcccggtgccaggattcgatacagggtgtactgcaccacaaggcgcatcactaaccgcccggctaaagggtcagacccgttagctagggctaacgtgtcttattagtagtttacagtcgtcacctccCCGAAGCGCGCTCTCTGTTATTCCCGcctccgaagagacttccgaggatctgcacacttccggatcccaccgttgccacagtgtaaccggttattttcttgcccgtgcgggattcgatacgggtgtactgcaccacaaggcgacgtcactaaccgctcgactaaagggtcagactcgttagttaggggctaacgtgtcttattagtagtttacacatatatttccaaaaaaaccccccaaaacaaacaaaaacctgcCCGACAGGGCATCGATGTTGTTTCCTAGGTGACAAGCCAGCGGGTGCTGTTGCCACGTCACTACGGAATCACCACTCTGTTGTCGTGGCAACGCCGACAGGTGACTCAGGAGGCCCGCTCGCCGGAAGAGGTGAATTGTGTCCGGGACGGTTCCCCTCCATGCGAAACACCCACATAGGGAGTGATACGTGGAGATTTTGGGCGCTACCGAACCGTCCTCACTTCGCGGCTGCTTCTCACGGGCAGAGCAGAGAGGAGGGCGGAGCAGTGCATTGTGGTATATTCCGCACAAAGCAGCGGGCGTGCATGTGAGCGATACATTCTCCCGTTGCATTGTGggggcggggaatagcgtgaccctcccacgcgctacgtccccctggcgaaacttctcactgtccggtgaaaagaagcggctggcgactccacatgcatggaggagacacgtggtagtctgcagccctccccggatcggcagagggggtggagcaacaacagggACAGCTCGggggagtggagtaattggccgggtacaattggggagaaaaatccacaaaaaaaagttatagttcctactgtaaactactaataagacccattaggtctgaccctttagccgagcggttagtgatgtcgccttgtggcgcagtacaccccgtgtcgaatcccgcaccgggcaagaaaataaccggttacactacttgAGACTGCAAAACAtgaaagggagaggagaggagagggcttGAGTGGCTGTCTGTCGcctgttgtttgtgtgtgcaatgACTCAGCCTGTAGTCAGTGACAATATATAATTAATACCGTTGTGTTTGCTCGATAGTGGTCACGTGCTCTCTTACGTTATTAGAGAACACACATAGACACGTGCATATGACATATGGCATTGTTGAACCCTAGAACAAAGAAAAATAGTTCACTTTGTCTGATGTTATCATAACATTTATTCATTTGATTCTTAttttgatatttatttatttgatttataTTCACGTGACTAGCACGTCTAACTGATAATAATCGTGTTAACATTACTACCCGGTGCAATATTCTTAATTTGAATACTGTGTCGTGTGAATACTGTACAATACTGTATTCCCTTGCTATTGTTCTGTCACGGTAGTTTAGTCAATGGTGTTTTTCTAAGTCATTTCAGTTGTTTTCTGAGACCGGTAGTGGTTCCTTTAAGACACAGGAAGTTGGCCCCCCATGTGACTCTAGTCAGGAAGTGAGACGCATTGCAGACAGAACGGCCTTTTCCCATCCACAAACGTCTGCACACATCTTATGCCATTCCTAGCATCGTTGGTATGTAATGTGATATTTTATCATTTTCTACAATTGTAATTCATTATTTGGTATAAAATAAACGTTTTGTGTAGTTTGGTGNNNNNNNNNNNNNNNNNNNNNNNNNNNNNNNNNNNNNNNNNNNNNNNNNNNNNNNNNNNNNNNNNNNNNNNNNNNNNNNNNNNNNNNNNNNNNNNNNNNNNNNNNNNNNNNNNNNNNNNNNNNNNNNNNNNNNNNNNNNNNNNNNNNNNNNNNNNNNNNNNNNNNNNNNNNNNNNNNNNNNNNNNNNNNNNNNNNNNNNNCGAGctgctcgacccccccccccgagtcactGTAGCCAATTATGTGGTTTGGTTGCACCGTCTCAGGAACACAACCGGACTACTTGGATGAAATACGTTATTGTTGTGCACCTGTTTCCATGGTTGGGATTAAATCCCCAGCCAGTTCCAGCGGACCCTGTAGCTGATTATATAATTTGAAAGGCAAATTCACGACTGATGTCTGAGTGGGGAAATTTTGCATCAGATGCTGAGCTGGCACATAAACGCTGGTGTCCGAGAGCATAAGCTAAGCAGTCTGTCTGAGCTCTGGTCGAACCAAGTCTGATGTGCTGCGTTTAACCGTTTCTTCTGAGTGTTGGGATCTGTTAGGGGACTTTCTTCAAGGTCGGTAGGTGTCATAATCCCCCTATCCACGCGTCGGCTGAATTTCAGTCGTTCTTTGCACGAAAACGGGGCTGCTCCTCGGCCTtggcctacctctctctctctctctcgctctctctctctctctctctctctctctctctctctctctcctctctctctctctctctctctctctctctcctctctctctctctctctctctctctctctctctcgtctctctctctctcgaggctCTTCAGACATCGGCTGCCCCTGTTGGAAATGTCTTTCTAATCACTTCCAGAACCTTTGGAAATTAACTGAAAAGGGGGATTTCTTGGTGCACCTGAGCGAGTGGTGCCTTCAGCCCAGTAGTCAAATGAACTGGTCGGTGTGCGCACGTGTCCATTAATTAACGAAATTCCCACTTTCTGTAAGATCGTCCTCATCACCCCTGCTAATGGAAACGCTTATGGCCCCCAACTTAAGTGACTGACAGTCAGAAGCAACCATCTTCAGTGGGGCTGAACACGAGTGGTGGACAGAAAACAACGTGAGCCTGGTGGAGGCTGGAGGCTGCATCGGGCTCGGCTGTTCAAACCTCTGGTCCCTTCCGAGGCGGCTTCCTCCCTCGGACTTTTCACATCAAAATGTTCCCCTTAAATGATACGGCGGCAGTATTACTGTGttgataattgtttttttttcaaattaattaTTATTACATCAGCTGTTTCTCGGCGGGGCACGGCAGGGtccatttgcctcgagggctttTTTAGCAGCATCACGACTCCGCGCAGGAGCGCGCGCCAGAGATCCTTATCGCGGAGCAAAATGGCGGCTTTGCGAGGCCGATTCAAGGATGCATCGTTTAAGATTCGGGGGTGATGCGATACGATGACACCGTCTGCGGGCCTTCCCCGTCACAAGAAGGGGAAGGAACAAAATGGTTCTGGTCAAAGTGAGAACGGGGGGAGCGCTGCACAGCTCGGATGGGCATCAGCACGACTGAGTTGCGCTGCAGcaagtgtttgtttttttctccctcttgcaGGAAAACGTGTGAGcttggggaggaggggaggatggggggggaggaggggaggggtgaTATACAACACAGGGTGCATACAGGGATGTGCTGGTGCAGGCGAAATCTATGCGTAAAACTGACCAGACTCGTGCGTCCCGGGGTTGTCGGACATCTCCAGCACCAGTAGCTCGCGGCCCTCGAAGCTCTCCCCGATGGTGTAGATGCGCGTGATGGACGGGCACTGCAGCCACACCGACACCAGCGCTTTGCGCAGCTCCTCATAGCGGTGGTACTCGAAGGAAATCCCCCCGTCCTTGGCCCCGTTCACGGCGGCCAAGGCGGCCAGCGTCCCGACTATCACTAGCGACACGAATCGTTTCATTTTGATATgccctatttctctctctccacctctcgcgctctccctctctcctctctctctctctctctctctctctctctctctctctctctctctctctctctctctcctctctctctctctctcttctctccttctttctcttctctctctctttctctctatctctccttaAGCCTGCTTTCGGCTTGCTCCCAAGCCTTATCCTCTGCACCGCAGCCTCGTTTTGGGGCTATAAATATCTCCGCGCTCTCTCCTCCCTATCCCCGTGATGCCGTACGGTACCTGTCCTgggcgctctctctcactctctctctctctcctctctctctctctctctcatctctctctctcgtctctctctctctcatctctctctctctctctctctctctctcctccttctctctctctctcctctctctctctctcctctctctctctctctccctcctccctccctccccccctccctccctctctcctctctctctctctctctctctctctctctctctctctctctctctctctctctctcacctctctctctcatctctctctcctctctccctccctctctccctccctccctccctccctcctctctctctctccctccgcgtATGCCTAGAAGGGAAGCTCTCCCTCTGGGGCGTGGCCACGGTGCAGCATCGACAAGATGCCAAAGAAATCGTCCCCCGAGTCAGTCAGTCCTCCATCTGATCCTGATTCACTGTTTGGCTTTTACGATTTCATTTCGCCCAGTAACGAGAACCGCCGTGACACCATCACGCCGGCTTACTGGTTTTACAGTGGGGCCTAGAGTCTGCAGGCTACACCACTCATGTTCCCACTTGCTGAATCCACCACATTATAGAAAAAGGGTAGCtggttttattcttttatttatttatttattagatgGGGAATCAACTTGTTCATCCCTCCTCATCGAGGAAAAAAGTTAAGGAGTATATCTGGATACCACTTTAAAACTGTGTTTTAAACCAGTTATTTATGAGGGAAATACTGAACccctcctgggttcgagccccggggtagtccaaccttgggggtcgtcctctgtgtggagtttacatgctcctcccccgtgtctgcgtgggtttcctccgggggctccggtttcctcccacagtccaaagacatgtaggtccaggtgaatcggccatactaaattgtcctaggtgtgaatatgtgtgtgtgtgtgtgtgtgtgtgtgtgttgtgtgtgtgtgtgggtcctgcgtGATGGCCTGGAAGCctatccagggcgtctccccgcctgccgcccaatgactgctgggataggcgccaacatccccgcgaccctgagagcaggtatgagcggttcagataatggatggatggatggatattgaacCTCAAGCTGCTCCACTCGCAGGGCTGGCCCAAGCCTTTTTGAGGCCCTCAGCATAATTTGAtatgcagcccccccacccccctcagaATTTGATCACTCTGCCCCATTATGTACATTAATGCGGCTGTGGCTGTCTCAGGGAAGTATGTGAGAAACGAGTGACTTGGCTGAGGGAGAGCAGCTCCTTGGTACCGCATCAACACCTGTCACGTTCTGACACCAAATTCCACCGCCGATCAATACTAATTACCTTACTATCTAACATTACAACACATCTTTGTAAAAACACAGCAGAACTCTTTAATTTCTTTGTATACTTTAATTGTATTACAACAAATACATGGCAAAACATCTTTCAGAATTTatcgcaaaaaaaacaaaaaacaaagcatgAAGCTGCAGGTTCATAGAACGTATGGCTTTTGCAACCCACAATTGCTTTTTAATCCAACAAATCTTTACATCAGCTTGCATCAGACTTTGTTCAAAATGCGTCGAACACCCAACTTTGTTCAAAACGTCTGCGTTCAGCTTAGACAGCTCCGTCATCACTATCCAGCAGGAGGAGGCGAGTCCTCTTAATTCGTTCAGAGCGAGAGGAAAGTGCATCGTGGCGTAATTTGATTTCCCTAAAAGGTTCAGAGGCATACAAAAGTATTTCACACCAGTTATCAAGTACATTTTTTAATCATTCAAGGAAATAGCCCATCCACAAACCATAACAGGGATGCTGAAGGTGTTTATTCAGTCTGTAAGTGTCAATAGAACTAGACAGTATACTTACTTGCGGGGAAAGGCACAGACAGACGACTGACACTATGGACACAGTCAGTCCCAGATTCAGACCACAACGGTTATGATCCCTTTCAAAGTGCAGTCGACTACAGAtacagtgtgtgtttgtttcatcaagtatgtgtgtatgtgtgtgagtgtgtgagtgtgtgtgtgtgtggggggggggtagccggTGTGCAGTGTGGtgttgttaagtacactgagacaaaGAAAGAAGCACACAGTGaagtgcgcgtgtgtgtgggggggtgcagtgtgtgtttgtgtgtgtgtgtgtgtgtgtgttgttaagtacactgagagaaagaaagaagcacACAGTTTTCACCACGTGTCCTTAAATGTCCCACTTCCTGTCCCAACTTCTTGCCAAACCAGGTGGGGGACAAGAGCCGGTGTGTGGGCGGGTGTTTTACTGCTCCTTCTTGTCTTCCTGTTTGGAGAGGTGCTTGTTGTATTGGCTGTCCGTCGCCAGCACTTTGTCCCACCAGGGTAAACGTGGAGGCGTAGTTCCCGACAAAGTTCATATGATGGAAGTCATGGAAACGAGCACCAGCGTAGAATGGGATGAGGTGAAGTGGGTTCAGCGGGATGTCATAACCGCTGAGAGACAGATTAGAACAAAAAGGAGGGATAGTTAGACACTTATGGCACCCATTCTCCACATTAACTAACATTTCTATCAGTCAGATGTTTGCAAACCTAAAATGAGATAATGTTGCACATGAGACCTCAGGATGTGTGTGATACCCTCTGCTGGCCTAAGACTGTATGTTCTTGCAAGAGCTTTcactccttctctcctccaacTCTCTATGCAATGAAGTCTTCCTACCTTTTCTAAATAAAATAATGGATAATTTAAAAAGTACACACTCAATCTTAACTCTGTCTCTACCCATTCACAGTTTGAAAAGGTAAAAAAAGGTTGTTTATCATGAGGAAAGTGGGGATGGAGTGTGCAGATTAACAGGTTGCAGTGCTGTTAGCAGGGCCGCACATATCAGATTCTCCCGTCTACCCAGAGTTCAGCTGGGTAATGCCGACGTGTTGACTTTCTACTCGCCTCATACGTTATTGGTCTATAACACGTGGGACGCCGCGTGTTTACGCCACACAAGATGGGGCATCGCCGTCTTTGATGCCCCCCACATGACGTTGGCAAATTGAGGAGGGTGGTTGATTATAATATGAGTTTTACCCATAAAGGTAGACAAAGCATAGATTCATCACCAGGGCAATGAGATCAACCACCCTGGGTAAAAACCCAGCACATTTTCCGCTCAAAAATGTAATTAAAAGATAATTCCTCTTTAAGTACACACTCTCTTTATCAAAACAATTAACAACATGGATTACAAATGTGTGCACAATCCGAAATAAtcccacacacacataggcagAACACATAAAAAGCTGACATTAGGTCTGCACTTCAAGAGGTTCAATAGCGCCTACAAACGTGGATTTGGTGTCCTCTTTCCCCCCCTAGTGGTCAACCTGGGAAACTAGGGAACATGCACTATGGTGTGACTTGAAAACTTAGGGTGCAAACTTGCCTAGCAGTACACTACTTTAAGAAATTGTACGCTGCAGTCAATGTGTTTCTCCATCTTTTCTTTTGActaataagacaaaagaaacggTCTGGACCAATAGAGGCCAACAACGTGTGCCTGCAGTTGCAGTTTTTTAATTTCACCCAAACACTGGACCAGCTGATTTTATCAAATGGCATTCACACCATCATCCACAGAAAGGAGACCTCATCAGCAAAActggggggggtttagtgttagtttGGAATGAGAACCTTCACACTCTTGTTCCTCTAGCGGCACGCGGTTGAGTTATTCAAACAGGCAACCGTTACTGAAATAAGAGGTTTGTGCCACACGTTACCTCTTTATTTCAACCTTACGACACTTGTAAATGAATATATCCCTGTGGTCACTGCAGAGACAATGAAGGATAGGTACAGAATACATGTATAAAGAGTACTGCTGTATGATGGAGGAGAGGGGTAAAGCAAAAGGAAGTTGATATAAAGAGAGCGAGCACCAAGACAAAACCAAAACATGTGCGAGGACTCCTGTTTGCAAGTAAATCCTACCTGTGGACATCAATGGTCTCCAGCAGACGGAACGCCACCCAAGCCCATAGCAACGAGACGTGGTTGCAGAAGATCATAATGCCGATGAAGAAACCAGCACCCAGAATAAGTGTCTCAGCAGGATGGGCGTACTCCGCCTGCATGCCAAACGGAGCCTAGGGAacagggaatagaggggggactGTTAAAACGTGTGAGTATTTGCCTTCATCCATGTATATGTATTTGCTTGTTTGAATGCAATGTTATTTCATGATCAGAAGGGATACGTAATATTTAAGCTACACATCAAAAAAGGCAGAATTCTGAGGGTGTAAGCTTGGTGTGAATAAACAAGTCCATCAGTTACAATTTTTTGGcaaatagtttaaaaaaaatgtgccAAGGATTATGTGTGCATGTTTCTATTTTCTAACACGTGTGTGCTTTACTCACAGTGAACTCATGGTGGACCTTGTGGATGTACTTATAGATCCTGCGGTGGTGCAACAGGCGATGGAGGAAGTAGTGCCAGGTATCCTCAACAACAGCACAGCCAAAGCACTGGGCCAGCAGGTAGggcctggaggaggaggagaaggaaaaaaGAGAGATGAAAAGGAAACGCTTTCAACTGATTCTGATTGGGGCGTCATCCTCACTGGGAGTCTACAGAGAAATAGCAGCATCTCTATATAAACAGAATTTCCAGTCAGAATAATTTTGGATGCTACTATGGGTACTAGCCTGTTGTGTGTGGGACTATGCTGCATTACTACTGTGTTGATGTGTGCGAAGTCAGTTTGTGCCGAAGTTGTTAAATCAACATATGTAATAATTACATAATCAAGCCAAGTCCATATCGAGGGGTTGTTCAGCTGAAATGTGTACTTTAGGCGTTCCACTAACCAGCGGGGCATGGAGTCCCAGTCATAGGGGATGTTGAAGAATTCAGTGAAGTAGTATGTCCCACAGATCAAAGGCAGCTCAATTACGAAATGGTTGAACATGAGCAGCTTGAAACACTTCCATTGTCTCTCCCATGTCTCTGGCTTTTCCTTCATACATGCACATGTGGTCAAAAACACAAAGAGAGAGTATTTAGAACAATTCTGCCACCACAGACCTGGAAATTAAAATTACACacatcttttacacacacacaccggctggATCTTGTACTTCTGCATGAATGGCATGAACTGGAACAGGAAACCAGGGAGGCAGAAAAGGAAGTAGATAAACTCGTGGACAATAAGGGATCCCCAGGTGGCAATCTGGAACTTGGTGTAGTTGTCCATCATATAGCACCAGGCATATTTCAGTGGGGGCTGGAAGGGGTTTCCTGGTAACATCCCATCCACA
This genomic stretch from Lampris incognitus isolate fLamInc1 chromosome 5, fLamInc1.hap2, whole genome shotgun sequence harbors:
- the msmo1 gene encoding LOW QUALITY PROTEIN: methylsterol monooxygenase 1 (The sequence of the model RefSeq protein was modified relative to this genomic sequence to represent the inferred CDS: deleted 1 base in 1 codon), coding for MEVNGTANILGSAYLAVEYVDGMLPGNPFQPPLKYAWCYMMDNYTKFQIATWGSLIVHEFIYFLFCLPGFLFQFMPFMQKYKIQPEKPETWERQWKCFKLLMFNHFVIELPLICGTYYFTEFFNIPYDWDSMPRWPYLLAQCFGCAVVEDTWHYFLHRLLHHRRIYKYIHKVHHEFTAPFGMQAEYAHPAETLILGAGFFIGIMIFCNHVSLLWAWVAFRLLETIDVHSGYDIPLNPLHLIPFYAGARFHDFHHMNFVGNYASTFTWWDKVLATDSQYNKHLSKQEDKKEQ